Proteins co-encoded in one Flavivirga eckloniae genomic window:
- a CDS encoding BspA family leucine-rich repeat surface protein, protein MIKKITILALILSSYMPLSAQRAFITTWKTTTANESITIPTAGSGYNYTVDWGDGTADTNQTGDAGHEYAQAGMHTVKITGDFPRIYFEKSTTENKSKIQSIEQWGDGEWRSMNRAFYDCKDLQGNATDVPNLSNVTDMSYMFRGATSFNQGLGGWNVSNVTDMTYMFWQATSFNGNIGNWNVSNVTDMTYMFREATSFNQDLGGWNVSNVTNMRSMFSRATSFNGDLGSWNVSNVTNMGGMFWQATSFNQDISSWNVSNVTQMYSMFDGATSFNQDLSGWNEKVSNVTNMRSMFREATSFNQDLSGWDVSNVTDMSSMFYRVTSFNHDIGSWNVSNVTNMRSMFGRATSFNQNLGGWNVSNVTNMGGMFSRADSFNQDIGSWNVSNVTNMRSMFNGTASFNQDLSGWNVSNVTDMSYMFRQATSFNGDIGNWDVSNVTNMTNMFENTTLSTENYDALLAGWSKRSLQSGVKFDGGNSKYCQGEPARQKLIDDFNWSITDGGKAAGCTLSTPSIETEAFMVWPNPTTQNIQIDLDREIEQLRLYNLQGAEVLAQKGVHNKSVDVSALPSGTYLLKIQTGAGSIVSRIVKK, encoded by the coding sequence ATGATAAAAAAAATTACCATTTTGGCACTTATATTAAGTAGCTACATGCCCTTATCTGCGCAAAGAGCATTTATTACCACTTGGAAAACCACAACAGCCAATGAGTCTATTACCATTCCTACAGCGGGTAGTGGATATAATTACACCGTAGATTGGGGAGACGGAACAGCAGATACGAACCAAACAGGAGATGCAGGTCATGAATATGCGCAGGCAGGTATGCATACCGTAAAAATTACTGGAGATTTTCCTAGAATTTATTTTGAGAAAAGTACTACGGAGAATAAATCAAAGATACAAAGCATAGAGCAGTGGGGTGATGGGGAATGGCGTTCAATGAATAGGGCTTTTTACGATTGTAAAGACTTACAAGGAAACGCAACAGATGTTCCAAACTTATCCAATGTAACCGATATGAGTTATATGTTTAGAGGAGCCACCAGTTTTAACCAGGGTCTAGGTGGTTGGAATGTTTCTAATGTAACCGATATGACTTATATGTTTTGGCAAGCTACTAGTTTTAATGGGAATATAGGTAATTGGAATGTTTCCAATGTAACCGATATGACTTATATGTTTAGAGAAGCCACCAGTTTTAATCAGGATCTAGGTGGTTGGAATGTTTCCAATGTAACCAATATGAGAAGTATGTTTAGTAGAGCCACCAGTTTTAATGGAGATCTAGGTAGCTGGAATGTTTCCAATGTAACCAATATGGGAGGTATGTTTTGGCAAGCCACCAGTTTTAATCAGGATATAAGTAGCTGGAATGTGTCCAATGTAACCCAGATGTATAGTATGTTTGATGGAGCGACCAGTTTTAATCAGGATCTAAGTGGTTGGAACGAAAAAGTTTCCAATGTAACCAATATGAGAAGTATGTTTAGAGAAGCCACCAGTTTTAATCAGGATCTAAGTGGTTGGGATGTTTCTAATGTAACCGATATGAGTTCTATGTTTTATAGAGTCACCAGTTTTAATCATGATATAGGTAGTTGGAATGTTTCCAATGTAACCAATATGAGAAGTATGTTTGGTAGAGCTACCAGTTTTAATCAGAATCTAGGTGGTTGGAATGTTTCCAATGTAACCAATATGGGAGGTATGTTTTCTAGAGCGGACAGTTTTAATCAAGATATAGGTAGCTGGAATGTTTCCAATGTAACCAATATGAGAAGTATGTTTAATGGTACCGCCAGTTTTAATCAGGATCTAAGTGGTTGGAATGTTTCTAATGTAACCGATATGAGCTATATGTTTCGCCAAGCTACTAGTTTTAACGGGGATATAGGCAACTGGGATGTTTCCAATGTAACCAATATGACCAATATGTTTGAAAACACTACTCTTTCTACAGAAAACTACGATGCCCTATTAGCAGGTTGGAGCAAGCGATCATTGCAAAGTGGGGTGAAATTTGATGGGGGAAACAGCAAGTATTGTCAGGGAGAACCTGCAAGGCAGAAGCTTATAGACGATTTTAACTGGAGCATAACCGATGGAGGAAAAGCTGCGGGGTGCACGTTAAGTACCCCAAGTATAGAAACAGAGGCGTTCATGGTATGGCCAAACCCAACGACCCAGAACATCCAAATAGATCTGGACAGGGAGATAGAGCAACTAAGGCTATACAACCTACAGGGTGCAGAGGTGCTCGCTCAAAAAGGAGTGCACAACAAGTCGGTAGATGTATCTGCACTGCCATCAGGCACTTATTTATTAAAAATACAAACTGGAGCGGGCTCCATAGTAAGCAGAATAGTTAAAAAGTAG
- a CDS encoding pyruvate carboxylase, translating into MKINKVLVANRGEIAIRIFRACAEIGVKTIGIYTYEDRYSLHRHKSDEAYQIGEDNEPLKPYLNINLIIKIALENGADAIHPGYGFLSENADFAQACEDNGIIFIGPKISVLKSLGDKITAKKVAVENNIPIIKSNSKPLNNIETALSEAEKIGYPIMLKAASGGGGRGMRVIREENELKSAFNESKREALNAFGDDTVFLEKFVENPKHIEIQIAADNHGNMVHLYERDCSVQRRYQKVIEFAPSYGLKEETKTALYNYALKICKAVDYNNIGTVEFLVDEDDSIYFIEVNPRIQVEHTVTEVVTNIDLVKTQLFVAGGYKLSDQQIKITNQETVKVTGYALQCRITTEDPQNNFKPDYGTITAYRSASGFGIRLDAGSIYQGVTISPFFDSMLVKVTANSRTLDGASRKVSRALAEFRIRGVKTNIPFLNNILKHETFKKGKVTVNFIKSNPDLFNFKVSRNRATKLITYLGDVIINGNEDVKKLDPTKTFVKPKVPKFDLTADYPKGTKDLLTELGPEKFSEWLKHEKKVHFTDTTMRDAHQSLLATRMRTYDMVKVAEGFAKNHPEVFSMEVWGGATFDVCMRFLQENPWERLQMLRKAMPNILLQMLLRGSNGVGYKAYSDNLIEKFIEQSWENGIDIFRIFDSLNWMESIAPCIEHVRKKTGGLAEASICYTGDILNSKNTKYNLKYYTSLAKDIENAGAHILAIKDMAGLLKPYAAFELISALKQKVNIPIHLHTHDTSSIQSATYLKAVEAGVDVIDVALGGLSGLTSQPNFNSIVEMLRYNDREPAINIDSLNTYSNYWETVRDYYYPFESGLKAGSGQVFKHEIPGGQYSNLKPQAQALGLEDRFHEITTMYSNVNQLFGDIIKVTPSSKVVGDMAQYLVSNNLTIDDVLERGDSISFPQSVVSFFKGDLGQPVGGFPEKLQKLVLKDQKPYSDRPNAHIPPIDIEEEYKSFKKIFEKGLGRPADITDFLSYSLYPKVFTDAYNKHLKYGNIMHVPTKNFFYGMDIGEEIIVTLDKGKAVLITLESVGEPNADGMVTVYFKVNGQGRSVEIRNTSIKVDKVEHVKADKTNEKQIGAPLQGMLSTILVKKGEQVVKNQPLFIIEAMKMETTITAVENATIKQVVLKSGTMVNSEDLVIMLE; encoded by the coding sequence ATGAAAATAAATAAAGTACTGGTTGCCAATCGTGGCGAAATTGCCATTAGAATTTTTAGGGCATGCGCAGAAATAGGGGTTAAAACTATTGGCATTTATACCTACGAAGATCGATATTCGCTCCACAGACATAAATCGGATGAAGCTTATCAAATAGGCGAAGATAATGAGCCATTAAAACCGTACTTAAACATTAATCTTATTATAAAAATTGCATTAGAGAACGGTGCAGACGCCATTCACCCTGGTTATGGTTTTCTTTCAGAAAATGCAGATTTTGCACAAGCCTGCGAAGACAATGGTATTATTTTTATAGGTCCAAAAATCTCTGTTTTAAAATCTTTAGGTGATAAAATCACAGCCAAAAAAGTAGCCGTAGAAAACAACATTCCTATTATAAAAAGTAACAGCAAACCTTTAAATAATATAGAAACGGCTTTAAGCGAAGCTGAAAAAATCGGGTATCCGATTATGCTAAAAGCAGCATCTGGCGGAGGTGGAAGAGGCATGCGTGTTATAAGAGAAGAAAACGAACTAAAAAGCGCTTTTAACGAAAGTAAACGCGAAGCCCTAAATGCTTTTGGAGACGACACCGTATTTTTAGAAAAGTTTGTAGAAAATCCAAAGCATATTGAAATTCAAATTGCGGCAGATAATCATGGTAATATGGTGCATCTATACGAAAGGGACTGCTCTGTACAACGCCGTTATCAAAAAGTAATAGAATTTGCTCCTTCCTATGGTTTAAAAGAAGAAACCAAAACCGCTTTATATAATTATGCACTTAAAATTTGTAAAGCTGTAGATTACAATAATATTGGTACGGTTGAGTTTTTGGTAGATGAGGACGACTCTATTTATTTTATCGAAGTTAACCCTAGAATTCAGGTAGAACATACCGTAACCGAGGTAGTAACTAATATCGATTTGGTTAAAACCCAATTATTTGTGGCCGGTGGGTATAAACTATCCGATCAGCAAATAAAAATTACAAATCAGGAGACTGTGAAAGTAACTGGTTATGCGTTACAATGTAGAATAACTACAGAAGATCCTCAAAACAATTTTAAACCAGATTATGGTACGATTACAGCATATAGAAGTGCTTCTGGATTCGGCATTCGCTTAGATGCCGGAAGTATTTATCAAGGCGTGACCATTTCTCCGTTTTTCGATTCTATGCTAGTAAAAGTAACAGCGAATAGCAGAACTTTAGATGGGGCTAGCAGAAAAGTAAGTCGTGCTTTAGCAGAATTTAGAATTCGAGGCGTAAAAACCAATATTCCATTTTTAAATAACATTTTAAAACACGAAACCTTTAAAAAAGGAAAAGTAACCGTAAACTTTATCAAGTCTAACCCCGATTTATTCAATTTTAAGGTATCCAGAAATAGAGCTACAAAACTCATTACTTATTTGGGAGATGTTATTATAAATGGTAATGAGGATGTCAAAAAATTAGATCCAACAAAAACATTTGTAAAACCAAAGGTTCCAAAATTCGATCTAACTGCTGATTACCCTAAGGGTACCAAAGATTTATTAACCGAGTTAGGTCCCGAAAAGTTTTCCGAATGGCTAAAGCATGAAAAAAAGGTTCATTTTACAGATACCACGATGCGGGATGCGCATCAAAGTTTATTAGCCACCCGAATGCGTACTTACGATATGGTAAAAGTTGCGGAAGGGTTTGCTAAAAACCATCCAGAAGTATTTAGTATGGAAGTTTGGGGTGGTGCAACTTTCGATGTTTGTATGCGTTTTTTACAGGAAAACCCTTGGGAACGTTTACAAATGCTTCGAAAAGCCATGCCGAACATATTGCTGCAAATGTTACTTAGAGGGTCTAATGGTGTTGGCTATAAAGCTTACTCAGACAATTTAATAGAAAAATTCATAGAGCAATCCTGGGAAAACGGTATCGATATTTTTAGAATTTTCGATTCACTTAATTGGATGGAATCTATTGCGCCCTGTATAGAACATGTAAGGAAAAAAACAGGAGGTTTAGCAGAAGCTTCAATCTGTTATACAGGTGATATTTTAAACTCTAAAAACACCAAATACAATTTAAAATACTATACAAGCCTAGCGAAAGATATTGAAAATGCTGGCGCACATATTTTAGCTATAAAAGATATGGCTGGTTTATTAAAACCCTATGCCGCTTTCGAACTTATTTCTGCATTAAAACAGAAAGTAAATATTCCGATACACTTACATACTCACGATACATCGTCCATTCAATCTGCCACCTATTTAAAAGCTGTAGAAGCTGGTGTTGATGTGATTGATGTAGCCTTAGGTGGTTTGTCGGGGTTAACATCGCAGCCCAACTTTAACTCTATTGTAGAAATGTTGCGGTACAATGACAGGGAACCGGCAATAAACATAGACTCGTTAAACACGTATTCGAACTACTGGGAAACAGTTAGAGATTATTATTACCCCTTCGAATCTGGCTTAAAAGCAGGATCGGGACAAGTATTTAAGCATGAAATTCCCGGAGGACAGTATTCCAATTTAAAACCTCAGGCTCAAGCCTTAGGTTTGGAAGATCGTTTCCATGAAATAACGACTATGTATAGTAACGTTAATCAGCTTTTTGGCGATATTATAAAAGTAACTCCTAGCTCGAAGGTTGTGGGTGATATGGCACAATATTTAGTTAGTAACAACCTAACTATCGACGATGTATTAGAACGAGGTGATAGCATCTCATTTCCGCAATCTGTGGTGAGTTTCTTTAAGGGTGATTTGGGACAACCTGTTGGAGGTTTTCCTGAAAAACTTCAAAAATTAGTTTTAAAAGACCAAAAACCATATTCCGATAGACCAAATGCCCATATTCCCCCTATAGACATTGAAGAGGAATACAAATCCTTCAAAAAGATATTTGAAAAAGGTTTAGGCAGGCCTGCAGACATTACCGATTTTCTATCTTACAGTCTTTATCCAAAAGTCTTTACCGATGCTTATAACAAGCATTTAAAGTATGGCAACATCATGCATGTTCCTACTAAAAATTTCTTTTACGGTATGGACATTGGGGAGGAAATTATAGTAACATTAGACAAAGGTAAAGCGGTTCTCATCACACTGGAATCTGTTGGAGAACCTAATGCCGATGGTATGGTTACTGTATATTTTAAAGTAAACGGACAAGGCCGTAGTGTAGAAATTAGAAATACGTCTATTAAGGTAGATAAGGTTGAACATGTAAAAGCAGATAAAACCAACGAAAAACAAATAGGAGCTCCTTTACAAGGTATGCTTTCTACCATTTTAGTAAAGAAAGGGGAACAGGTTGTTAAAAACCAACCCCTGTTTATTATAGAAGCCATGAAAATGGAAACGACTATTACTGCTGTTGAAAATGCAACGATAAAACAAGTTGTTTTAAAATCTGGCACTATGGTGAATTCTGAAGATTTGGTAATAATGCTTGAATAG
- a CDS encoding metallophosphoesterase family protein yields the protein MRTVAIGDIHGGLRALTQVLNKVEVKDEDTLIFMGDYVDGWSESAQVIQFLIELSEKINCVFIKGNHDVWCENWLRSEDVNPVWYIHGGKETIESYELFSEEEKKQHLAFFENMPLYHLDDENRLFVHAGFTSMHGVAKEVYKETFYFDRTLWEMALTLDKSISEDALVYPKRLKHYKEIYIGHTPTTNFNSNVPMHAANVWNIDTGAAFKGKVSAMDLSSKEVFQSDNLPALYPDEKGRNKD from the coding sequence ATGAGAACTGTAGCTATTGGAGATATTCATGGTGGTTTAAGGGCACTAACTCAAGTGTTAAATAAAGTTGAGGTTAAGGATGAGGATACACTTATCTTTATGGGTGATTATGTAGACGGTTGGAGTGAGTCTGCTCAGGTTATTCAGTTTTTAATAGAGTTGTCTGAAAAAATAAATTGTGTTTTTATAAAAGGAAATCATGATGTTTGGTGCGAGAATTGGCTAAGATCGGAAGACGTGAACCCCGTTTGGTACATTCATGGTGGTAAGGAAACTATTGAAAGTTATGAGCTGTTTTCTGAAGAAGAAAAAAAGCAACATTTAGCGTTTTTCGAAAATATGCCGTTGTATCACCTTGACGATGAGAATCGTTTATTTGTTCATGCAGGTTTTACTTCGATGCATGGTGTGGCCAAAGAAGTGTATAAGGAAACCTTTTATTTTGATAGAACACTTTGGGAGATGGCTTTAACACTAGACAAAAGTATAAGTGAGGATGCTCTTGTATACCCAAAACGCTTAAAGCATTATAAAGAAATTTATATTGGACATACACCAACAACCAATTTTAATTCGAATGTGCCTATGCATGCTGCGAATGTTTGGAATATCGATACAGGTGCAGCTTTTAAGGGTAAGGTTTCTGCAATGGATTTAAGCTCCAAAGAAGTATTCCAGAGTGATAATTTACCTGCTTTGTATCCTGATGAAAAGGGACGGAATAAGGACTAA
- a CDS encoding TIGR04283 family arsenosugar biosynthesis glycosyltransferase encodes MNKLSIIIPILNEADHIGNLLTHLLKNSSKENIADIIIVDGGSTDGSLDIVSKYMSGRAFRLRSRQAKSRPNKNLSSKLVPGEVLEETIIKLFNAPKGRAKQMNLGAKHATGNTLYFLHADSFPPKNFDVLILNEVNKGNQAGCFRMKFNSNHLWLKLAGQLTRLPWKICRGGDQSQFITMALFNDIGGFNEDYTIYEDNDLISKLYDRKQFVVIQEWLTTSARCYCANGVWKLQYYYWRIHLKKWMGADAKELNRYYKKYVYSCAGKNLIK; translated from the coding sequence ATGAATAAATTATCGATAATTATACCCATACTAAATGAAGCAGATCATATTGGCAATCTGCTCACACACCTGCTTAAAAACTCATCAAAAGAAAATATAGCAGACATAATTATTGTAGATGGTGGTAGCACCGACGGATCACTAGACATTGTTTCAAAATATATGTCAGGTCGAGCCTTTCGACTTCGCTCAAGGCAAGCTAAATCGAGACCTAACAAAAACCTCTCGTCAAAACTTGTACCGGGCGAAGTGCTCGAGGAGACAATAATAAAACTGTTTAACGCACCAAAAGGACGTGCCAAACAAATGAATCTGGGAGCTAAACATGCAACCGGTAATACCCTCTACTTTTTACATGCCGATTCGTTTCCACCTAAAAATTTTGATGTCCTTATTCTTAATGAAGTTAACAAAGGCAATCAAGCTGGTTGTTTTAGAATGAAATTTAACAGCAACCATCTGTGGCTTAAACTCGCCGGACAACTCACCCGATTACCATGGAAGATTTGTCGGGGTGGTGATCAAAGTCAATTTATAACAATGGCGCTTTTTAATGATATTGGTGGTTTTAATGAAGACTATACCATTTACGAAGACAATGATTTAATCTCAAAACTTTACGATCGAAAACAATTTGTTGTGATTCAAGAGTGGCTAACAACCTCTGCAAGATGTTACTGTGCTAATGGTGTTTGGAAACTACAATACTATTATTGGAGAATTCACCTAAAAAAATGGATGGGAGCAGATGCCAAGGAATTAAATCGTTACTATAAAAAGTATGTTTATTCCTGTGCGGGCAAGAATCTTATAAAATGA
- a CDS encoding DUF547 domain-containing protein, with product MKYLLILLTIITLSSCSGTKRVTENTQKNIEKSAPVTEEREPVKVTNNEEKDTLNPNQDKTDNVIKEVPPKKIKSTKTFNHSTWHSLLQKHVSNNGNVNYKNFKLDRGKLTNYITLLAEHMPQDSCTKKDKLAYWINAYNAMTIDLILRYYPVKSIKDIDKPWEQRFWKLGEKWYNLNEIEHQILRKMDEPRIHFAIVCASFSCPKLQNEAFTSSNLDEQLTHVTKDFLSDSDRNNISKNNLELSKIFQWFSKDFKQSGSLIDFLNQYTEITISNKAKKKFKAYNWNLNE from the coding sequence ATGAAGTACCTTTTAATTTTATTGACAATAATTACTTTATCATCTTGTTCTGGTACTAAACGTGTTACAGAAAACACTCAAAAAAATATTGAAAAGAGTGCGCCTGTAACTGAAGAGAGAGAACCTGTAAAGGTTACCAATAATGAAGAAAAAGACACTCTAAACCCTAATCAGGATAAAACAGATAATGTTATTAAAGAAGTTCCTCCAAAAAAAATAAAGTCGACAAAAACTTTCAATCATTCCACATGGCATAGCCTATTACAAAAACACGTCTCAAACAACGGTAATGTTAATTATAAAAACTTCAAATTAGATAGAGGCAAGCTAACAAATTACATCACTTTACTAGCTGAACATATGCCACAAGATTCGTGTACAAAAAAAGACAAACTCGCTTATTGGATTAATGCCTACAATGCTATGACAATCGATTTAATTCTACGTTATTATCCCGTTAAAAGTATTAAAGACATTGACAAACCTTGGGAGCAACGTTTTTGGAAACTCGGCGAAAAATGGTATAATTTAAATGAGATCGAACACCAGATTTTGCGTAAAATGGACGAACCTAGAATTCATTTTGCTATAGTTTGCGCTTCTTTTTCTTGTCCTAAACTGCAAAACGAAGCCTTTACTTCGTCAAACTTAGACGAACAACTAACCCATGTTACTAAAGACTTTTTAAGTGATTCTGATAGAAATAATATTTCTAAAAACAACCTAGAACTCTCAAAAATATTTCAATGGTTTTCAAAAGATTTTAAACAGTCGGGGTCACTAATCGATTTTCTAAACCAATACACAGAAATTACAATTTCTAACAAAGCAAAAAAGAAATTTAAAGCCTACAATTGGAATTTAAATGAATAA
- a CDS encoding inorganic phosphate transporter codes for MTILILLFLSACFLAYSNGANDNFKGVATLFGSGTTNYKKAINWATITTFSGSVAAIFLANELVKNFSGKGLVPNELITMPIFAISIASGAALTVFIATKIGMPISTTHSLVGSLFGAGVMAVGSQFNFEKLGGTFLMPLIVSPLMAAIASFIAYLIFRFFRKQLGVTKKTNLNIHKKQVATINSLHMDAPTLKTKTVIETTVNNKTEVYEGGILGLSSQKVLDALHYLSAGIVSFARGLNDTPKIVGLLLIINIIDIKLSMIIVAIIMAGGGLLNAKKVGVTMSRKITPMNSGQGFTANLITGLLVTTASIHGLPVSTTHVSVGSIFGIGTVTKKADYKMIGKIMLSWLLTLPTAAIISALIFKLLGIFS; via the coding sequence ATGACCATTTTAATTCTTTTATTTCTTTCTGCTTGTTTTTTAGCTTATAGCAACGGTGCTAACGATAACTTCAAAGGAGTTGCTACGCTTTTTGGAAGTGGAACCACCAACTATAAAAAAGCTATTAATTGGGCCACAATAACCACCTTTTCAGGATCTGTAGCTGCTATTTTCTTAGCTAACGAACTGGTAAAAAACTTTTCAGGAAAAGGCTTAGTCCCCAATGAATTAATAACCATGCCCATATTTGCAATTTCAATTGCTTCAGGGGCAGCCTTAACTGTTTTTATTGCCACAAAAATAGGTATGCCAATTTCCACAACACATAGTTTAGTTGGCTCATTATTTGGTGCGGGTGTTATGGCAGTTGGATCTCAATTTAATTTCGAAAAATTAGGAGGCACGTTTTTAATGCCTTTAATAGTCAGCCCTTTAATGGCTGCTATCGCTAGTTTTATAGCATATCTTATCTTCAGGTTTTTTAGAAAACAACTTGGAGTTACTAAAAAGACAAATCTAAACATTCATAAAAAGCAAGTAGCGACAATAAATTCATTACATATGGATGCTCCTACTTTAAAAACCAAAACTGTTATAGAGACTACAGTTAACAATAAAACAGAAGTCTATGAAGGTGGAATTTTAGGCCTAAGTTCGCAAAAAGTTTTGGATGCGCTACATTACCTAAGTGCCGGTATAGTAAGTTTTGCTCGTGGTTTAAACGATACACCAAAGATTGTAGGTTTGTTGCTAATAATCAACATTATAGATATTAAATTAAGCATGATCATTGTTGCCATTATCATGGCTGGTGGCGGATTGCTAAATGCAAAAAAGGTTGGAGTAACCATGAGTAGAAAAATTACTCCAATGAATTCCGGTCAGGGTTTTACTGCCAATTTAATTACAGGGCTATTAGTAACAACAGCGAGTATTCACGGATTACCTGTTTCTACAACGCATGTATCTGTGGGTTCTATTTTTGGAATTGGAACTGTTACGAAAAAAGCAGATTATAAAATGATAGGTAAAATAATGCTATCTTGGTTGCTTACCTTACCAACAGCAGCTATTATAAGTGCTCTAATATTTAAACTACTGGGAATTTTTTCATAA
- the arsM gene encoding arsenosugar biosynthesis arsenite methyltransferase ArsM, with product MSNYLETTHDVYKEAALTPDVGLCCTTNPIWELPGLKIPKIMQEMNYGCGSTVHARDLTNNPKTLYVGVGGGMELLQFAYFNRQKGGIVGVDVVDEMLEASRKNFIEAEAENDWFKSEFVDLKKGDAMNLPVEDNSIDVAAQNCLFNIFKEDDLKSAIAEMYRVLKPHGRLVMSDPTCEQPMNDTLRNDERLRALCLSGSLPIAEYVKALTDAGFGTIEIRARKPYRILDPKNYPTDELIYIESIEVAAIKDPMPEDGPCMFTGKAAIYYGDEDFFDDKAGHILLKNQPLAICDKTANALKALNRDDIYISESTYHYDGGGCC from the coding sequence ATGAGCAACTATTTAGAGACTACTCACGATGTATATAAAGAAGCGGCTTTAACGCCAGATGTTGGCTTATGCTGTACCACAAATCCGATTTGGGAATTACCTGGATTAAAAATTCCTAAAATCATGCAGGAAATGAATTATGGTTGCGGAAGTACTGTACATGCACGCGATTTAACTAATAACCCAAAAACATTATATGTTGGTGTTGGCGGAGGCATGGAACTATTGCAATTCGCCTATTTTAACCGTCAAAAAGGCGGTATAGTTGGTGTTGATGTGGTTGATGAAATGTTAGAAGCATCGCGCAAAAACTTTATTGAGGCAGAAGCTGAAAATGATTGGTTTAAAAGTGAGTTCGTAGACCTTAAAAAAGGCGATGCTATGAATCTTCCCGTAGAAGATAACAGTATTGATGTAGCTGCCCAAAACTGCTTGTTTAATATTTTTAAAGAAGACGATTTAAAAAGTGCCATTGCAGAAATGTATCGTGTTTTAAAACCTCATGGCAGATTGGTAATGAGCGACCCTACATGCGAGCAGCCTATGAACGATACGTTACGCAATGACGAAAGACTGCGCGCTTTATGCTTAAGCGGCAGCTTACCGATTGCAGAATACGTAAAAGCGTTAACCGATGCCGGTTTTGGTACGATAGAGATTAGAGCAAGAAAACCTTATAGAATTCTCGATCCTAAAAACTACCCAACAGACGAATTAATTTATATAGAATCCATTGAAGTTGCTGCCATAAAAGATCCTATGCCAGAAGATGGGCCTTGCATGTTTACAGGTAAAGCAGCCATTTATTATGGCGATGAAGACTTTTTTGACGATAAAGCTGGTCATATATTGCTAAAAAATCAGCCCTTGGCTATTTGCGATAAAACTGCTAACGCTCTAAAAGCTTTAAATAGAGACGACATCTATATTTCAGAGTCTACATACCACTACGATGGTGGAGGTTGCTGCTAA
- a CDS encoding purine-nucleoside phosphorylase → MIKYIEETTNYLQDKGFDNPEIGIILGTGLGQLINEVNIIKEVSYNHIPNFPTATVEFHKGKLIYGEIAGKKAIVMQGRFHLYEGYTLQDVTYPVRIMEKLGIKTLLVSNAAGAINLDFKKGELMLIEDHINLQGSSPLAFKGVEELGERFTDMSAPYDAEINSKFKSIAKANNIKLHKGVYASVVGPQLETKAEYRMLKIIGSDAVGMSTVPEIIVANHLKLKVAAVSVLTDECDPDNLEPVNIADIIENAAKAEPDMITLFKELIKTL, encoded by the coding sequence ATGATCAAGTATATAGAAGAAACTACAAATTACCTTCAAGATAAAGGTTTCGATAATCCGGAAATAGGTATTATCCTAGGTACAGGATTAGGTCAGTTAATCAACGAAGTAAATATTATAAAAGAAGTTAGTTACAATCATATCCCTAACTTTCCAACGGCAACAGTAGAGTTCCATAAAGGAAAACTAATTTATGGAGAGATCGCAGGCAAAAAAGCGATAGTCATGCAAGGGCGCTTCCATTTATACGAAGGCTATACTTTACAGGATGTTACATATCCGGTTCGTATCATGGAAAAATTAGGTATAAAAACATTACTGGTTTCCAATGCGGCAGGAGCTATTAATCTAGACTTTAAAAAAGGCGAATTAATGCTTATTGAAGACCACATTAACTTACAGGGCAGCTCTCCTTTGGCTTTTAAGGGTGTTGAAGAACTAGGAGAACGTTTTACAGACATGAGCGCACCTTATGACGCCGAAATTAATTCAAAATTTAAAAGTATCGCCAAGGCTAACAACATAAAACTGCATAAAGGGGTTTATGCCAGTGTTGTAGGTCCTCAGTTAGAAACAAAAGCAGAATACCGGATGCTAAAAATTATCGGGTCTGATGCTGTTGGAATGAGTACCGTACCAGAAATTATTGTAGCAAATCATTTAAAATTAAAAGTAGCTGCAGTGTCAGTTTTAACAGATGAATGCGACCCAGATAACCTAGAGCCTGTTAATATTGCAGATATTATTGAAAATGCAGCAAAAGCAGAGCCAGATATGATAACCCTTTTTAAAGAATTAATTAAGACACTGTAA